In Halovivax gelatinilyticus, the following are encoded in one genomic region:
- a CDS encoding cystathionine gamma-synthase yields the protein MEETHRFETRTIHAGQDPDPETGAVMTPIFANSTYEQDAPGDHRGYEYSRTGNPTRTALEENLASLENASYGRCFSSGMGSINTVLNTLESGDHVVTGNDVYGGTHRLFTQVYEDYDLEFTFVDMTDIDAIEAAFRPETELLWLETPTNPLMSIVDIEAAAEIAHDHDAICAVDNTFATPYLQRPLDLGADVVSHSLTKYLGGHSDVVGGALLTNDADLDEQFGFHQNAVGATPGPFDAFLVLRGTKTLPVRMDRHCENARQIATWLDDHHDVDRVYYPGLDSHPGHELASRQMDDFGGMLSFELDATLAEASDVVSNTEVFTLAESLGGVESLIEQPAPMTHAAVPREERVAAGLTDGLIRVSVGIEHVDDLIADLDQAIESTL from the coding sequence ATGGAAGAGACACACCGGTTCGAGACTCGCACGATCCACGCCGGACAGGACCCAGACCCGGAGACGGGTGCCGTGATGACGCCCATCTTCGCCAATTCGACCTACGAACAGGATGCCCCGGGGGACCACCGCGGATACGAGTACTCGCGGACGGGTAATCCGACCCGAACCGCCCTCGAGGAAAACCTGGCGAGCCTCGAGAACGCGAGCTACGGGCGGTGTTTTTCGAGCGGTATGGGCTCGATCAACACGGTCTTGAACACGCTCGAGTCGGGCGATCACGTCGTCACCGGAAACGACGTCTACGGCGGCACGCACCGTCTCTTCACGCAGGTCTACGAGGACTACGATCTCGAGTTCACGTTCGTGGACATGACCGATATCGACGCGATCGAGGCGGCATTTCGCCCCGAGACGGAATTGCTGTGGCTCGAAACCCCGACCAATCCGCTCATGTCCATCGTGGACATCGAAGCCGCCGCGGAGATCGCCCACGACCACGACGCGATCTGTGCGGTAGACAACACGTTTGCGACCCCGTACCTCCAGCGTCCGCTCGACCTCGGCGCGGACGTCGTTTCGCATTCGCTGACGAAGTATCTCGGCGGTCACTCGGACGTCGTCGGCGGCGCGCTGTTGACCAACGACGCCGATCTGGACGAGCAATTCGGCTTCCACCAGAACGCCGTGGGCGCGACGCCCGGTCCGTTCGACGCGTTCTTGGTACTTCGTGGGACGAAAACCCTCCCCGTCAGGATGGACCGTCACTGTGAGAACGCCCGACAGATTGCGACCTGGCTCGACGACCACCACGACGTCGACCGGGTCTACTATCCCGGCCTCGACTCTCACCCCGGTCACGAACTCGCGTCCCGACAGATGGACGACTTCGGAGGCATGCTCAGCTTCGAACTCGACGCGACGCTTGCGGAGGCGAGCGACGTCGTCTCGAACACCGAGGTGTTCACCCTCGCCGAGAGCTTAGGCGGCGTCGAGAGCCTCATCGAACAGCCGGCCCCCATGACTCACGCGGCCGTCCCCCGCGAGGAACGAGTCGCCGCTGGACTGACCGACGGACTGATCCGCGTGAGCGTCGGAATCGAACACGTCGACGACCTGATTGCCGATCTCGACCAGGCGATCGAGTCCACACTCTAG
- a CDS encoding 50S ribosomal protein L21e: MPKSNGPRQGTRNKLRNKPRERGTSPPQRAIQEYETGQKVHLKIDPSVPDGRYHPRFDGRTGEVIGTQGNAYKVQIGDGGVEKTLIVTAAHLRAQNE; this comes from the coding sequence ATGCCGAAATCAAATGGACCTCGACAGGGTACGCGAAATAAACTGCGTAACAAACCGCGAGAGCGCGGCACGTCGCCGCCACAGCGAGCGATTCAGGAGTACGAGACGGGCCAGAAGGTACACCTCAAGATCGACCCGAGCGTGCCGGACGGTCGCTACCACCCGCGATTCGATGGACGCACCGGCGAGGTAATCGGCACCCAGGGTAACGCCTACAAGGTGCAGATCGGAGACGGCGGCGTCGAGAAGACGCTCATCGTCACCGCCGCCCACCTTCGCGCCCAGAACGAATGA
- a CDS encoding RNA polymerase Rpb4 family protein, whose amino-acid sequence MTIFKEIIEEEYLTIAETKELLTDIETERALDEERELRYELARAIDHTNRFAVLDPEESLELVESLEELEKVTEPTAYKIANLLPQDRDELRAIFAQERYSLSGDELDEILDIVARYA is encoded by the coding sequence ATGACCATCTTCAAGGAGATCATCGAAGAGGAGTACCTGACGATCGCCGAAACGAAGGAGCTCCTCACCGATATCGAGACCGAGCGAGCGCTCGACGAGGAGCGAGAACTCCGATACGAACTCGCTCGGGCGATCGACCACACCAACCGCTTTGCGGTTCTTGACCCCGAAGAGTCGCTGGAACTCGTCGAATCGCTCGAGGAGCTAGAGAAAGTGACCGAACCGACCGCGTACAAGATCGCCAACCTGCTCCCGCAGGATCGCGACGAATTACGGGCGATCTTCGCCCAGGAACGGTATTCGCTGTCCGGCGACGAACTGGACGAGATTCTAGATATCGTCGCGCGCTACGCCTAA
- a CDS encoding DUF655 domain-containing protein codes for MSESERDEPPERRAVVLDYLAHGLSSSGRPQYDSSPAGYAIDLDSFDLYEVAFDESERLTIGTEVVVHPRSARTVVERAEPIEYDDLSSGAKSEVEYVITDLVEEDERRFVDFYNEAQPITLRLHQLNLLPGIGKKLRNTILDERKRKPFESFDEIEERVSGLHDPSGILVERIIEELREDELKYRTFVGQHDETV; via the coding sequence ATGAGTGAATCCGAGCGTGATGAGCCACCGGAACGACGTGCAGTGGTGCTGGACTACCTGGCCCACGGGCTATCCTCGAGTGGGAGACCACAGTACGATAGTTCGCCGGCGGGATACGCCATCGATCTCGATTCCTTCGATCTCTACGAGGTCGCCTTCGACGAGTCCGAGCGGCTGACGATCGGAACGGAGGTCGTCGTCCACCCGCGATCGGCGCGGACCGTCGTCGAACGAGCAGAGCCGATCGAATACGACGACCTCTCATCCGGCGCGAAGTCGGAAGTCGAGTACGTCATTACGGACCTCGTCGAGGAGGACGAGCGACGATTCGTCGACTTCTACAACGAGGCTCAGCCGATCACGCTCCGGCTCCACCAGTTGAACCTCCTTCCCGGAATCGGCAAGAAGCTGCGAAATACGATTCTCGACGAGCGAAAGCGAAAACCCTTCGAGAGCTTCGACGAGATCGAAGAGCGCGTCTCCGGACTCCACGATCCGTCTGGCATTCTCGTCGAACGAATTATAGAAGAGTTACGCGAAGACGAGCTGAAGTATCGGACCTTCGTCGGCCAGCACGACGAGACCGTGTGA
- a CDS encoding 16S ribosomal RNA methyltransferase A, giving the protein MRDPDALLSRAGVRGNPDRDQHFLIDDRVLDRLPTYLEAVEGDVERVLEIGPGTGGLTDRLLSAASSVVAIERDPLLVEFLREEFADEIDAGRLDVRSGDALEVDIPDFDASVSNLPYGVSSEITFRLLPRKRPLVLMFQREFAERMVAEPGTSEYGRLSVSTQHYAEPEIVEVVPPTAFAPPPAVESAVVRTRPREPPYHVDDEAFFLRFVKALFTQRRKTVRNGIRNTAHISGLDDPDAVVDAVDDRILSKRPDSVTPETFAELASVATTVGITAE; this is encoded by the coding sequence ATGAGAGATCCCGACGCCCTCCTGTCTCGCGCCGGAGTACGAGGGAATCCGGACCGTGACCAGCACTTTTTGATCGACGATCGCGTCCTGGATCGACTGCCGACCTACCTGGAGGCGGTCGAAGGCGACGTAGAACGGGTGCTCGAGATCGGTCCAGGGACCGGTGGGCTGACCGACCGACTGCTCTCGGCCGCGTCGTCCGTCGTGGCGATCGAACGCGACCCACTGCTCGTCGAGTTCCTCCGCGAGGAGTTCGCAGACGAGATCGACGCCGGACGACTCGACGTGCGATCGGGCGACGCGCTGGAAGTCGACATCCCCGACTTCGACGCCTCGGTTTCGAACCTTCCCTACGGGGTTTCGAGTGAGATTACGTTCAGGCTCCTTCCTCGAAAGCGACCGCTCGTCCTCATGTTTCAGCGAGAGTTCGCCGAGCGAATGGTGGCGGAACCGGGGACGTCCGAGTACGGTCGGCTATCGGTCTCGACACAGCACTACGCCGAACCGGAGATCGTCGAGGTCGTTCCACCGACGGCGTTCGCCCCACCGCCCGCCGTCGAGAGCGCCGTGGTGCGTACCCGACCGAGAGAGCCGCCGTATCACGTCGACGACGAGGCGTTCTTCTTGCGGTTCGTCAAAGCGCTGTTCACCCAGCGCCGGAAAACGGTCCGAAACGGAATCAGAAACACCGCACACATCTCCGGGCTCGACGACCCGGACGCCGTGGTGGACGCCGTAGACGACCGAATCCTTTCGAAGCGACCGGATTCAGTGACTCCGGAGACGTTCGCGGAGCTGGCGTCCGTTGCAACGACGGTCGGGATCACGGCAGAGTGA
- a CDS encoding mechanosensitive ion channel family protein — protein MNASVLAFDWLAAEFDTTTQRFLVTVGTVVALVGVIQGVRRLARWLGARTRPLYADILGAVTLVVSSILAVAVILGVWDQTGEIRDLWSEYNLGGETVALLVVSAVVAMTAYIVTRFVKRLLDDILGSSSSVTDHQREVTYRMSQVVIYAMATVTVLGIWIDDLGAIFVGAGFLGIVMGMAAQQTLGSLLAGFVLMFSRPFEIGDWVVLDDEYEGIVTDISMINTRIRSFDDEYVIIPNDVVSASAVTNRSRSGRLRLEVEVGIDYDADVERARAIATSAVEEIDEIRSPPEPATVTKSFDDSAVLLGVRFWIGNPTRQKAGRTRTAAIEAITDAFESEGIKIPFPQRELSGREETGGFRVEASGLAYDEKSRTEQSDHQKSGSGGEPDPDGDEPMTERANGPTGEDD, from the coding sequence ATGAACGCCTCCGTGCTCGCGTTCGACTGGCTGGCCGCTGAGTTCGACACCACGACCCAGCGGTTTCTGGTCACCGTCGGGACGGTCGTCGCACTCGTCGGCGTGATCCAGGGTGTCAGACGGCTCGCCCGCTGGTTGGGAGCGAGAACGCGTCCGCTGTACGCCGACATTCTCGGCGCGGTCACGCTCGTCGTCAGTTCGATCCTCGCCGTCGCGGTGATCCTCGGCGTCTGGGATCAAACCGGCGAGATCCGCGACCTCTGGAGCGAGTACAACCTCGGCGGAGAGACGGTCGCCCTGCTCGTCGTCTCTGCGGTCGTCGCCATGACGGCCTACATCGTCACGCGCTTTGTCAAGCGACTCCTGGACGATATCCTCGGGTCGTCCAGCTCGGTGACCGACCACCAGCGCGAGGTCACGTACCGAATGTCGCAGGTGGTGATCTACGCGATGGCGACGGTCACCGTGCTCGGAATCTGGATCGACGATCTCGGGGCGATATTCGTCGGTGCCGGGTTTCTCGGGATCGTCATGGGGATGGCCGCCCAGCAAACGCTCGGGTCGCTGCTGGCGGGCTTCGTGTTGATGTTCTCTCGGCCGTTCGAGATCGGCGACTGGGTCGTCTTAGACGACGAGTACGAGGGCATCGTCACGGACATCTCGATGATCAACACGCGGATCAGGTCGTTCGACGACGAGTACGTCATCATCCCGAACGACGTCGTCAGCGCCTCGGCGGTCACGAACCGGTCTCGGTCGGGGAGACTCCGACTCGAAGTCGAGGTCGGAATCGACTACGATGCGGACGTCGAACGCGCACGAGCGATCGCAACGAGTGCCGTCGAGGAAATTGATGAGATCAGATCCCCGCCAGAACCTGCGACGGTGACGAAATCGTTCGACGATTCGGCGGTACTTCTTGGCGTCCGATTCTGGATCGGAAACCCGACGCGACAGAAAGCGGGTCGGACGCGGACGGCCGCGATCGAAGCCATCACGGACGCGTTCGAATCGGAGGGGATCAAGATACCGTTCCCCCAGCGAGAGTTATCCGGTCGCGAAGAGACCGGTGGGTTCCGAGTGGAAGCGTCCGGACTAGCCTACGACGAAAAATCACGGACCGAGCAATCGGACCACCAGAAGTCCGGCTCCGGCGGTGAACCCGATCCGGACGGCGATGAACCGATGACCGAACGGGCGAACGGCCCCACCGGAGAGGACGACTGA
- a CDS encoding HemK2/MTQ2 family protein methyltransferase produces MDLAERRGVDRAVYQPAEDSHLLAEVAIDRLRSRPIERILEVGTGSGYVADRIRSALSCRVVASDLNPHACEQARERDLEVVRADLTEPFAAACFDAVAFNPPYLPTDPDVERSDWMERALSGGPTGRSVIEPFLADVGRVLTPTGTVLLLVSSLTGVDEVVELAGDAGFSASAVADESFPFETLTVLELYR; encoded by the coding sequence ATGGATCTCGCCGAGCGACGTGGCGTCGATCGGGCGGTCTACCAGCCGGCAGAAGACTCACACTTGCTCGCCGAGGTGGCGATCGATCGACTTCGATCGCGCCCGATCGAGAGAATTCTCGAGGTCGGTACTGGTTCAGGGTACGTCGCAGATCGGATTCGATCGGCGCTCTCGTGTCGCGTCGTCGCGTCGGATTTGAATCCGCACGCCTGCGAACAGGCGCGCGAACGCGACCTGGAGGTCGTACGAGCGGATCTGACAGAGCCGTTCGCAGCAGCGTGCTTCGATGCGGTCGCATTCAATCCACCGTACCTGCCGACCGACCCGGATGTCGAACGCAGCGACTGGATGGAACGGGCCTTATCGGGCGGGCCCACCGGGAGATCGGTCATCGAGCCATTTCTCGCGGACGTCGGCCGGGTACTGACGCCGACGGGGACGGTATTGCTCCTCGTGAGTTCGCTCACCGGAGTCGACGAAGTGGTCGAGTTGGCCGGCGACGCCGGATTCAGCGCCTCGGCGGTCGCAGACGAATCGTTTCCCTTCGAGACGCTCACCGTTCTGGAACTGTACCGGTGA
- a CDS encoding 5-methyltetrahydropteroyltriglutamate--homocysteine methyltransferase: MTAYVSTTTGLFPLPDWAKDELSDLKGHQKHDLIDGSEGPAVLEQYDEARAEVCTQQRRSDLDRITEGQLRWDDMLAHPLAVADAVETRGIVRYYDNNNFYREPVVTDELSPTGDVATELTEARELVDASDLQAVLPGPYTLFDLATDDYYGDETSFLEAIADFLLEEVSRFPDHETLLLLEPSLVTSPPGDGLDERASAAIDRVANATDADVVVHTYWGPLEEKVYAHLLDATVDAVGFDFVTEQDQTVYNLQEYGTTDDIWLGLVDGQNTLLEDPEAVRDRAQWVLDSLPTASFETVYLAPNTETFYLPYSTYQKKLAVLGEAAALAEVSPA, encoded by the coding sequence ATGACAGCGTACGTTTCGACGACGACGGGTCTTTTTCCCTTACCCGACTGGGCAAAAGACGAATTGTCCGATCTGAAAGGTCACCAAAAACACGACCTCATCGACGGATCGGAGGGGCCCGCTGTGCTCGAACAGTACGACGAAGCGCGAGCCGAGGTGTGCACACAGCAACGACGGAGCGACCTCGACCGGATCACCGAGGGGCAACTTCGATGGGACGACATGCTCGCACATCCGCTCGCCGTCGCCGATGCGGTGGAAACGCGCGGCATCGTCCGATACTACGATAACAACAATTTCTACCGCGAACCGGTCGTCACGGACGAACTCTCACCGACCGGCGACGTGGCGACCGAACTGACCGAGGCGCGCGAGTTGGTCGACGCGTCGGACCTCCAAGCCGTCCTTCCGGGACCCTACACGCTCTTCGATCTCGCCACCGACGACTACTACGGGGACGAAACGTCGTTTCTCGAAGCGATCGCCGACTTCCTCCTCGAAGAGGTGTCGCGTTTTCCGGACCACGAGACGCTCTTGCTGCTCGAACCGTCGCTCGTGACCTCACCGCCAGGAGACGGCCTAGACGAGCGAGCGAGCGCGGCGATCGATCGAGTCGCCAACGCGACCGACGCCGACGTGGTCGTTCACACCTACTGGGGACCGCTAGAGGAGAAGGTGTACGCACACCTCCTCGATGCGACCGTCGACGCCGTCGGGTTCGACTTCGTCACCGAACAGGACCAGACCGTCTACAACCTTCAGGAGTACGGGACGACCGACGACATCTGGCTCGGTCTCGTCGACGGGCAAAATACGCTACTCGAGGACCCCGAAGCGGTCAGAGACCGCGCCCAGTGGGTGCTCGATTCGCTTCCCACCGCCTCGTTCGAGACCGTCTACCTCGCACCGAACACCGAGACGTTCTACCTGCCGTACTCGACGTACCAGAAGAAACTCGCCGTGCTGGGTGAAGCCGCCGCGCTCGCGGAGGTGAGCCCCGCATGA
- a CDS encoding methionine synthase: protein MSSTKEQFRSDDHENEHFILTTVVGSYPKPKWFNRTKELYEDPDADFDEEHWDQATDDASRLITNEHERAGLDVVVDGEMRRNEMVEFFAHRIDGYEFNGPVKVWGHNYFDKPSVVREVAYDEQWLVDEYEFIAGATDRPVKVPITGPYTLANWSFNEAYEDDEQLAYDLADLVNEEVAKLVDAGARYIQIDEPALATTPDDHAIVGECLERIVDDVPNDVRIGLHVCYGDYSRIYPEILEFPVDEFDLELANGDYDQLEVFTDPAFTKDLALGVTDAHVAEVESVEQIEANIRKGLEVVPPERLVVSPDCGLKLLPRDVAFGKMKNMVTAARNVEAALDDGHIEPAPSPVADD, encoded by the coding sequence ATGAGTTCGACGAAAGAACAGTTCAGGTCGGACGATCACGAGAACGAACACTTCATCCTGACGACGGTCGTCGGGAGCTACCCCAAGCCGAAGTGGTTCAATCGAACGAAAGAGTTGTACGAGGATCCGGACGCCGATTTCGACGAAGAACACTGGGACCAGGCCACGGACGACGCTTCTCGACTCATCACGAACGAGCACGAACGCGCCGGGCTCGACGTCGTCGTCGACGGCGAAATGCGCAGAAACGAGATGGTGGAGTTCTTCGCACACCGCATCGACGGCTACGAGTTCAACGGCCCCGTGAAGGTGTGGGGACACAATTACTTCGACAAACCGTCGGTCGTGCGCGAGGTCGCCTACGACGAGCAGTGGCTCGTAGACGAATACGAGTTCATCGCCGGCGCGACGGATCGACCCGTGAAAGTGCCGATCACCGGCCCGTACACGCTCGCCAACTGGTCGTTCAACGAAGCCTACGAGGACGACGAACAGCTCGCCTACGACCTCGCAGACCTGGTCAACGAAGAAGTAGCGAAGCTGGTCGACGCCGGTGCCCGGTACATTCAGATCGACGAACCCGCGCTGGCGACGACTCCCGACGATCACGCCATCGTCGGCGAGTGTCTCGAACGGATCGTCGACGACGTTCCGAACGACGTCCGCATCGGCCTCCACGTCTGTTACGGCGACTACTCGCGAATTTACCCCGAGATTTTGGAGTTCCCCGTCGACGAGTTCGACCTCGAACTCGCGAACGGCGACTACGATCAACTGGAGGTGTTCACGGATCCAGCGTTCACGAAGGATCTCGCACTCGGCGTAACCGACGCACACGTCGCCGAGGTCGAATCGGTCGAACAGATCGAAGCGAACATTCGAAAGGGCCTCGAAGTGGTTCCGCCAGAGCGACTCGTCGTCTCGCCGGATTGCGGATTGAAGCTCCTTCCGCGGGACGTCGCGTTCGGGAAGATGAAAAACATGGTGACCGCCGCACGCAACGTCGAGGCGGCGCTCGACGACGGTCACATCGAGCCCGCACCGTCGCCGGTCGCAGATGACTGA
- a CDS encoding HalOD1 output domain-containing protein codes for MGLAQRRSDSASPPVSQAVIEAVAEKEGIDVTDVEPPEFEPLYAVIDPEALDSLFEPTVGGTERPIGTVSFEYAGHHVTVYSDGRVTLDE; via the coding sequence ATGGGACTCGCCCAGCGTCGTTCCGATTCGGCTTCACCCCCCGTGAGTCAGGCCGTCATCGAGGCCGTGGCCGAGAAAGAGGGCATCGACGTGACCGATGTCGAACCGCCGGAATTCGAGCCACTGTACGCCGTCATCGATCCGGAAGCGCTCGACTCGCTGTTCGAACCGACCGTCGGAGGGACCGAACGGCCGATTGGGACGGTGTCGTTCGAATACGCCGGCCACCACGTCACCGTTTACAGCGACGGTCGGGTCACGCTGGACGAGTAG
- a CDS encoding TIGR04024 family LLM class F420-dependent oxidoreductase, with protein sequence MTDRSLHLPVAAVADGDRLVQYAMRGEDAGYEHVWLPETWGRDAITVLTRIASETESIGLGPSVLNVYSRSPALVGQTAASLQEISEGRLRLAVGPSGPAVIEGWHGESFEKPLRRTREFVEIVERVLSGDVVTYDGDIFSLGGFRLRCDPPAVPVPIEAAGMGPKSVELAGRFADGWHAIVLTPDGLTDRLEDFERGIELGNRDRSDVTVTLSLPAAVSDDGELARERCRNHVGFYVGAMGTYYRDSLARQGYEDEAMAISEAVANREFDRLDELIDDSLLEQLAIAGTPEEVTEQLARWDDVDGLDELAISFPREATHEEIERTIDALAPQN encoded by the coding sequence ATGACTGATCGATCACTCCACCTCCCGGTCGCCGCCGTAGCCGACGGTGACCGACTCGTCCAGTACGCAATGCGCGGCGAGGACGCCGGGTACGAGCACGTCTGGTTGCCGGAGACGTGGGGTCGAGACGCGATTACCGTCCTGACCCGTATCGCGAGCGAGACGGAATCGATCGGACTGGGTCCGAGCGTGTTGAACGTCTACTCCCGATCGCCGGCACTCGTCGGACAGACCGCAGCCAGTTTACAGGAGATCTCGGAGGGAAGACTCAGACTCGCCGTCGGACCGAGCGGTCCGGCCGTCATCGAGGGATGGCACGGGGAGTCGTTCGAGAAACCGCTCCGACGGACCCGAGAGTTCGTCGAAATCGTCGAACGCGTTCTCAGCGGCGACGTCGTCACCTACGACGGCGACATCTTCTCGCTCGGCGGGTTCCGCCTTCGGTGTGACCCACCGGCGGTACCGGTTCCGATCGAGGCGGCGGGGATGGGTCCGAAGTCGGTCGAACTCGCCGGACGGTTCGCCGACGGCTGGCACGCGATCGTGCTCACCCCAGACGGATTGACCGACCGACTCGAAGATTTCGAACGCGGTATCGAACTCGGAAATCGCGATCGATCGGACGTGACGGTGACGCTCTCGCTGCCCGCGGCCGTCTCCGACGATGGCGAACTCGCACGGGAACGCTGTCGCAATCACGTGGGGTTCTACGTCGGCGCGATGGGGACGTACTATCGAGACTCGCTCGCCCGGCAGGGGTACGAAGACGAGGCGATGGCAATCTCGGAGGCGGTCGCCAACCGCGAGTTCGATCGACTCGACGAACTCATCGACGATTCGCTGCTAGAACAGCTCGCGATCGCCGGGACGCCGGAGGAAGTCACCGAGCAGCTCGCTCGGTGGGACGACGTCGACGGTCTCGACGAACTCGCGATCAGCTTCCCGCGCGAAGCCACCCACGAGGAGATCGAGCGGACGATAGACGCGCTCGCCCCGCAAAACTGA
- a CDS encoding 6-hydroxymethylpterin diphosphokinase MptE-like protein, with protein MNVDWREWEPIYEAIRADFGFDRAADGRARDRLWRLSEPFEGSTDSLASNSEVVIAGAGPSLTTDESLARAGAADAIVAASTAVDRLAAHGLSVDWMVTDLDKNPETVRELTAAGTPVAVHAHGDNVELVESIVPACASGSILPTTQVAPRGHVVNIGGFTDGDRAAYLADALGASSLSFVGWDLDDPTVDRSKAKKLVWAQRLLYVLERRRNERFGVLDGRRSEIDVQSLPID; from the coding sequence ATGAACGTCGACTGGCGCGAGTGGGAACCGATCTACGAGGCGATCCGGGCGGATTTCGGCTTCGACCGGGCCGCAGACGGGCGTGCGCGAGATCGGCTGTGGCGACTCTCGGAGCCGTTCGAGGGGAGTACCGACTCGCTGGCCTCGAATTCGGAAGTGGTTATCGCGGGAGCGGGACCGTCGCTCACCACCGACGAGTCGCTCGCGCGGGCCGGCGCCGCGGACGCGATCGTTGCCGCCTCGACCGCCGTCGATCGACTGGCGGCGCACGGACTCTCGGTCGACTGGATGGTCACCGACCTCGATAAGAACCCCGAGACGGTTCGCGAGCTGACCGCGGCCGGAACGCCGGTCGCCGTTCACGCCCACGGTGACAACGTAGAGCTGGTCGAATCGATCGTGCCGGCCTGTGCGTCCGGCTCGATCCTGCCGACGACGCAAGTCGCGCCGCGCGGGCACGTCGTCAACATCGGCGGGTTTACCGACGGTGATCGGGCGGCGTACCTGGCGGACGCGCTGGGGGCGAGTTCGCTTTCGTTCGTCGGCTGGGATCTCGACGACCCGACCGTGGATCGGTCGAAAGCGAAGAAGCTGGTCTGGGCCCAGCGGTTGCTCTACGTGCTCGAACGTCGCCGGAACGAGCGGTTCGGCGTCCTCGACGGACGTCGATCCGAAATCGACGTGCAATCTCTTCCCATCGACTGA
- a CDS encoding RNA methyltransferase: MNAREPPAVAVVGAETPGNVGTIARAMKNFGFETLLLVDPPPLDRDGEAFGFAGQAREDVLANATELPFDELVETYHTVGCTAIPNEDDRSHVRYPVSTPAELADRLRHVDGQTAFVFGRERIGLTNDELERIDELCAIPANAAYPVLNLGQAATITLYELRELALEETQLPDVERTRAPQVDVDRCHERWESLLTAINHPEEKRAKATRMFRRLLGRADPTGREIQTLTGILRRAAERPDLDSPPHSDDRTGEPNRNP; encoded by the coding sequence ATGAACGCTCGCGAGCCGCCCGCCGTCGCCGTCGTGGGCGCCGAAACGCCCGGAAACGTCGGAACGATCGCCCGGGCGATGAAGAACTTCGGGTTCGAGACGCTCTTGCTCGTCGATCCGCCGCCCCTCGACCGCGACGGCGAAGCGTTCGGGTTCGCCGGTCAGGCCCGAGAGGACGTCCTGGCGAACGCGACGGAACTTCCGTTCGACGAACTTGTCGAGACCTACCACACCGTCGGCTGTACGGCCATCCCCAACGAGGACGACCGCAGTCACGTCCGGTACCCGGTCTCGACGCCCGCCGAGCTAGCCGATCGGCTCCGTCACGTCGACGGGCAGACGGCATTCGTCTTCGGACGCGAACGGATCGGGCTGACGAACGACGAACTCGAACGGATCGACGAACTCTGTGCGATCCCGGCGAACGCGGCGTACCCCGTCTTGAACCTCGGACAGGCGGCGACCATCACCCTATACGAACTGCGCGAACTCGCCCTCGAAGAGACGCAGCTTCCGGACGTCGAACGGACCCGCGCTCCCCAGGTCGACGTCGACCGATGCCACGAGCGCTGGGAATCGCTGCTGACCGCGATCAATCACCCCGAGGAAAAACGAGCGAAGGCGACGCGTATGTTCCGCCGACTGCTCGGACGCGCCGACCCGACCGGCCGAGAGATCCAGACGCTGACGGGAATCTTACGCCGGGCGGCCGAACGACCGGATCTCGATTCGCCACCCCACTCTGACGATCGGACCGGTGAGCCGAACCGCAATCCGTGA